The nucleotide sequence cattccCAACATTACCCATTATAAGCAAATTACTGTAATAACGTTTTTTGTTCACGCAATATAATACAGCTATATAAAAGAGCTTTATAATTTACCAGTGTCATATTGTTAACTCGTGAATCTGAAGGGCAAGATTATTTTCAATCCTTTCCCGTCTTAAACATTCTGCTGAGGACCTGAGAGTCGTAAAGACATTTACGTAAACATGTCATTTGTTTTCATCAACATTGTACTAGTGATTATGTGTTATGCACTGTACCGATTTAGACGGAGGAGAGTACATGAATTAGCGGAAAAAATACCAACTCCACCCGATGCAACTTCTGTGTTTGGTGCCCTGAAATATTCCATTTTGGGACGAGATAGtaagtaacatttttaatttaaccgtACGATAATACGATTACATTTTAACATAcggttatattttaagttgatTCGGCAGTAATgggctatatatttatttagtaaactagctaaaataaagttattttgtaactAATTAGGTTTATGTACAAATTGTAAAAGTTTAACTAAAAAGCTTACTTagcttagtaaaaaatataataatttaatacaatagttgttcaattaaaatttcggAAGTATTATAAAAGACCCAAAGGAAATCTCAATATCGTTCTACATCTGtcaaatataatcttaaattaatagatgtaataataaataaacgaaatatttgTGAAACTTTTTGTAACTAACTtcaaaactgtattaaaaaaatataataatttgcgcgttttgttaataaaataatttaaatagtgtcattaaaagataattattttaaaatagtttaatataatcttGTGGATTAATAGATTTTGACCAATTTATTATGCACATACTTCATAGCTAACgtacgaaataaaatatattagtaagcATCTTTGAATGTGTATTTTATCATCAAATCGAAAGAATTCAAAGATCTTTTACTCCACACCTAGCTTTTATTAACATGGGTTTTTCATACGAATCACCAACGttagaaatatatcaaaattgtCGTCCTTTTCTCATTCCCTAGGTCTAAAACCAgcaaaatttttcaaattcctTCTGCAAAAACCAACTTAGGAGTTCAGGCACCTCTGTTTCGAATTCTTCGCGATTTTAACGAATTGAACACAGCTTTTCCGGAGCTGGATTTATTCGGTAGTTGTCTGATCGGTTTTAGATAAGCATTgctaattcgctgttttgctgataatatatttctgcTTTAAGTACCAAAAATTCTggtaactttaatttattttattgtgtgcttatcttatcttatagGTATATGCTTTAattgtactttttaatttttgatttcaattttttgtaaaacttatgtttatttaattgttttacaatgtagatgaaagattttgtaaattaatcagTAGATGATGTCGTaaacttcataaataaataaataagttctcTCGAACCTCTCGAAAATATCTCGaacctaattcgctgttttgcagatttttttttacaaaaaagtcTGGTGATCCTTTTGCATGCTTATTTAATTtgcatatatgtttatttaaggtTTAGGTTAGACTTTAGGTTAACACTGCTTAGATATGAAGCTACGTGtaactattattttctagTTTCCTTagcatacaataatttccgtGTCGCCTCTATGGCATATGGGGCAAACGCTCCATGACTTTCTAAGCCATGCTTTTGGAAACCATGCTccgtcaaaaatataaacaaaagaataccggtcaattatcaataaattttttgctTTGTATAATTTGCGTATccaaaaaaatcatcaaaacagatgttaatttttactttaataactatactatactatacttttttttagtaatattaccGCTGATAGTAGAGTATAGCCGATATTCTCTGAAAACTGCATGTGGGATGATAAGATTCATGACCGATCCACATTTATACGTTGGTaagtgcaattcacacatttttttttttaaagaaagaactttattagccacaaaatacattaatgtttctataaagtagagtgcactggccctgacactaggattccctgtgttgtgggcagccagtctcttccttttaaaACACGATAACATCTTAACTTTACGAATCggatttcaaaatatatattaaatataattatattaaaattgatctTCGCTTCGAAGGCGAATCTCTAACTATTTTAAGAGCATGTAGTACGATGGACTACGTTAATaatgtacttttttaatgCAAAGTGATTTATGCACGACCTCGCCAGATTTgagttaaaaatgaatttgtaaAATCAGACTTCAACGGAAATCTAAAatcaatagaaataataatcaatacaattataatttttgaacaaaattagcaaaatttttatttgagattTGACTCAGGGTTATCAACTTTTTTGTACaagaaataaagtataatcaGGTCTATGAAGAATATTGaagtattttatcaaaatgaactgcattttatgtatttattaagcacaacttcataatttaaaatctttttgtaaaAGTCAATAATATGCCTCATTACAATTATAACTGAAATAAGAATGAAGAgctaacttttaataaacagACATTTACagtaaaaagtataatttagttaaaaacagTATAGTTGGCAACCCTAACAAGACTTATCTTAACTCCGCTTATATCGAGAATTTTGTTATAGGTGTAACAGATCGAGTAGATgctgaatatatattaaaaaattgtcttgAAAAGGATAATAtcacaaatttgtttaaagaaGTAATTGGGGATGCCGGTATCTATGCACCAGGTAagacttaaaatatttcgacatttaaaatcattcaatCATCGGTTAAGATAAAGAGAAAAGTCACTTCTGTACCTCAAAATCTACTGATTTGATAGacgaaaaagaaaacttaGCCCCAAATGTTACTCTGAATTTCCACGACTTTATGGGaatttttcacaataaattattgtggTTACACCAATAttcttgtttatatttgatatgttCTATTGTGTGATCcataattttttactaaagtCGATCGAAAAATGGAATGGTCTCGCCACGTTTGAGTTCATTTCAGTTATGACATGACGCTGGTTTAGATGCACTTGAAATGATGTAGATTATAGGCAATCTTAtatgttgtatgtatttgtacGTATGGTGAACTATGTATGATTTTAACTAGGGCATTTCCTTTCTTCTCCTTCACGGTTcctatatttacttttacataaGACTGACGATTTTGATACGTGACGATTTTTCGTAATCAAATTTGAATCAGTAGAAGTATATATTGAGCTCTCAGGACTAAACTATTTATTGTTAGAAAATTTGTGTATAATTAGTCATTGGACCTTAGTTTTTGATGCAgctctattaaaaaattgattttgataGCTTTACAAAAGTGATTGTTTGTTAGGATATCGATTTAAATCGAGTAACTactaactactactactaaaacACTGTTAGGTCATTACAGTTCAACAGTTATCATctcaatattttactttttactacTTTTTAGTTTCCACGTGGATTCACCGAAGAAAGATGCTCATACCAGCCTTTGGTcccaaaattattaaaagtttcgTAAGCATCCAAGCTAGACAGGCACAGGATCTGTCGGAGCAATTGGAAATAGACGGCCGAGTCGGTTCTGGAGAGTTCAGCATTTGGCCTTACGTCAGTGCCTATACATTAAGTTCTATCGCAGgtagatatttcaaaaaaGGGTTTCAACATTTCAAATATTCGAAGCTTAGCGTATTTAgtgtatatgaaattataaagtcCTAGTTAATCtgttttgaagtgaaacttctttaggcgcatgagggtaaaatttataatattagcgtcacgaTGACGTGCAGCGTTTTGGTCgaaaaaagggagagagctaGTGAGACCGATtcagagagagtgagaaagaaAGAGAGAGGAaggattgaaaaaaaatacacgctattggttgttgtattcgtttagtagttacatattagaactttagatggcaattctggaGCATAACGTCTTGGGCAATAAAcacagatatttattatttatattatcaatagcacgtatacagtgtgaatatagatatacaaatacatggagtgatcatatactggtacatgatctgttggggcttttaccttagtaataattaatttacaaagaagtttcacataaaaatattaaataaaacaattaaaattacaacaaataaaCGACAATGAATTTTTAAGTGTGAGTGAAGCAGTTATGGATATCCAGGCCTAGatcgtttatcagaatgctcaaTCTGGATATCAGTTGGAGCTTGGACCAAACGCATTGTTTGGTAGACAGGACAAATGGAAGGATGGGATATCTGGGGTGTCCCTCTAGACAAcacgaaattttaattttggtaaAAGGTTGGAGTCAATCAACctgatttttaaatagcttAAATGCAAACGATACACCAATTAAATTTCTACGATTCTCCAATGACATCTTAAAAGTGCGTTTCGTATACAATAACTTATCGTAACTTATAGTATcaaccttaaaataaaataaaaaagtgtttgttCATGttaagtaggtacattttcctaggtgtaagatttagaaacccttttaagtaaaaaaatacctgcTTCAAGGTTCCCAGCTATTCTATAAACAaacgtaattattaatttcttaaaataattaaaataaaccttttttattaactttggtCAACCGTTATCAACACCTGAGTACATGACTACTgtaagtgtgtgggtgcaaatgtgtgagtgagtgagtctTAAAACGATACTAATTATTGTAGGTATACTTTcgctgtaaataaaattgcagtTTAAAGTTAAGTACAAtagcatattaattattttattattattatttaagtctttttttattgacgttaCCAGTCGCTTTTATCGGGTTTTTGTTACAGAAACAGCGTTAGGTATCAAATTGGACGCTCTGCGGGATCCTAACATTCCCTTCCTCAAAGCAATTCAAGATGTTCTATGTTTAATGTCAAGCAGAATACTCAAATTTTGGTTGTGGCcccaatttatatataagtattccAATTTACACGCAGATATACAAAGATCgacaactttattatatagtttaccGGATAAGGTGAGTTATAACATTTGCATCGAATGCATTTTGATACTTTTACCATTCGAGCTGTTTTTTCGATTTTTCTATTTGACTATCTATATTCTAATCTACTAATTGcaatttttgtacataattattttacgcttataaaaaaatacttacgcctaggaaaaaatacaattaaaatacctaGATATCTATGccatgaaataattataaaaattattaattataaaaatgttaactataaaaataatttaaaacaagaaaTTATTAAGCATATGTTTTCagataatcaaagaaaaacgTGAAACACTTCATAGCAATGACACCAAATTAATaaaggaaaaacaaataattttcggtatttactttattttttttacttaattattagtCTTTATACactatttcatatttcttattatgttAGGACAAGGCGAAGACACGAAAAGTTTCTTAGAACaccttataatattatctaaagaAGATAATAGACTGAGTGATAAAGAACTCAGGGAGGAGATCTTGGTGATGATGTTGGCTGGCACAGACAGTTCTGCAGTTGCTATTGGCTACACTCTGGTGTTATTAGCCAAATATCCtgaaatacaagaaaaattgTACAATGAGTAAGTTTTTTTTGGCTCTAGCATGGTTTATCTGAAAACACAAGGATTAAGAGACAAATttcgcttttttttaataaaaatatttaaaaagtatttactcccaaaattgattttaaaaatgaccTGTATTTcagaatcaaaaataattttggaaaCAGTGATCGTCCCATGCAGTCAGAAGACTTACTAgttcttcaatatttaaatagagtGGTTAAGGAATCTATCCGGCTTTTCCCACCAGTTCCAGTCATTATAAGAAAGGCTGGAGACGAGGAAGCACATCTTCGTAAGCCTTTTCTTCTAATACTAAGATATCAAAGATCAATAGTCTTAcaaaaacaagttttaaattgtactTCTGAAAATGTTTCATTCAAGGACCAACTGTCCTATTAAATAACAActataagatttatatttcgaaGTGTatcattttacatataaaatatatgacatatCGTACtatatgactatgactatgtTAAAGTAACTCGATAGAATGAATTCGAAAATAATTGAGATAAAATTACGGGTCTATAGTAAAATACAATTGGGAATTTCGGGGTAAAGTCTGAAGATCGTGACTGATTTAATTGAACACATATCtgagagttttatttaatttttttaaataattcttaaaaggccggcatcgcactcgcgccctctggtattgagagtgcccatgggcggaggtatcacttatcatgtgagcctcctgcccgtttgccccctgttctataaaaaaaaatattaagtgtttttttgtgtaaacCCTTAACCTCAGGATCTTTACTTAATGATCAGATAAATAGAACagacaattttatattgacagattaactaaataaaattacttaataaaatatttgaaaataaattactatgtaAATAACCTGAAAACTGATATTGAATT is from Pieris rapae chromosome 7, ilPieRapa1.1, whole genome shotgun sequence and encodes:
- the LOC111000471 gene encoding cytochrome P450 4d2-like, with amino-acid sequence MSFVFINIVLVIMCYALYRFRRRRVHELAEKIPTPPDATSVFGALKYSILGRDIILPLIVEYSRYSLKTACGMIRFMTDPHLYVGVTDRVDAEYILKNCLEKDNITNLFKEVIGDAGIYAPVSTWIHRRKMLIPAFGPKIIKSFVSIQARQAQDLSEQLEIDGRVGSGEFSIWPYVSAYTLSSIAETALGIKLDALRDPNIPFLKAIQDVLCLMSSRILKFWLWPQFIYKYSNLHADIQRSTTLLYSLPDKIIKEKRETLHSNDTKLIKEKQIIFGQGEDTKSFLEHLIILSKEDNRLSDKELREEILVMMLAGTDSSAVAIGYTLVLLAKYPEIQEKLYNEIKNNFGNSDRPMQSEDLLVLQYLNRVVKESIRLFPPVPVIIRKAGDEEAHLPSGIILPRETSIVISFWGMNRDPKHWGPTADYFDPDRFSDDQLVNYASFSLGPRNCIGYKYALQSVKIAVASIIRHYKVVGEPEKGPVPTIDSTFSIMMRAKDDFKVALEKR